The proteins below come from a single Anaerolineales bacterium genomic window:
- a CDS encoding YbaB/EbfC family nucleoid-associated protein, whose protein sequence is MSKQKLPKGFGKGMLSGFKQLQERLEQTQAELAEETVEASAGGGAVRIVMSGTQQCRAVHISPELFEEADVEMLQELVMLAVNQAVQDSQVLASNKLGPLTGGLGLPGMGE, encoded by the coding sequence ATGAGCAAGCAGAAACTGCCGAAGGGATTCGGCAAGGGCATGTTATCCGGTTTCAAACAACTGCAGGAACGCCTGGAACAAACGCAGGCCGAGCTGGCCGAGGAAACGGTGGAGGCGAGCGCCGGTGGCGGCGCCGTTCGCATCGTAATGAGCGGGACGCAGCAGTGCCGCGCCGTGCACATATCGCCCGAATTGTTCGAGGAGGCGGACGTCGAAATGCTGCAGGAACTGGTGATGCTGGCTGTAAACCAGGCGGTTCAGGATTCCCAGGTCCTGGCGTCCAACAAGCTGGGTCCCCTGACCGGCGGTCTGGGCCTTCCGGGGATGGGCGAATGA
- the recR gene encoding recombination mediator RecR produces MTSGVPRPVERLVEAFARLPGIGTKTASRLTYYLLRVPPEESKELAEALLAMRTETRFCSRCFNITVDDPCMICQDERREDRLICVVEEPLDVVAIERTQQFNGRYHVLHGAINPVEGIGPEDLRIDELLARIETEAVEELIVATNPTLEGEATAMYLKRQLAGRPVKLTRLARGLPSGGDLEYADTTTLSQAFQGRSEL; encoded by the coding sequence ATGACGTCTGGCGTGCCCAGGCCGGTCGAACGGCTGGTCGAAGCCTTTGCGCGTTTGCCGGGCATCGGCACGAAAACCGCCTCTCGGCTGACCTACTACCTGCTGCGAGTCCCGCCGGAAGAAAGCAAAGAGCTCGCGGAAGCGCTGCTGGCGATGCGCACGGAAACTCGATTCTGCTCGAGATGTTTCAACATCACCGTGGACGATCCTTGCATGATCTGTCAGGACGAGCGGCGCGAGGACAGGCTGATATGTGTGGTCGAGGAGCCGCTGGACGTCGTGGCGATCGAACGCACGCAGCAGTTCAACGGCCGCTATCACGTACTGCACGGCGCCATCAATCCCGTGGAAGGAATCGGACCGGAAGATCTGCGCATCGACGAATTGCTGGCGCGCATCGAGACCGAGGCGGTCGAGGAACTCATCGTGGCAACCAATCCAACACTGGAAGGCGAGGCGACGGCGATGTATCTGAAGCGGCAGCTTGCCGGCCGGCCGGTCAAACTGACCCGCCTGGCGCGCGGCCTGCCTTCCGGCGGCGATCTG